A genomic window from Dermacentor silvarum isolate Dsil-2018 chromosome 9, BIME_Dsil_1.4, whole genome shotgun sequence includes:
- the LOC119465128 gene encoding USP6 N-terminal-like protein isoform X2 has translation MWAPLQEHTKSTKYTTKLRRRVFKGIPNAVRAEVWLRLLDVARIKAEQEGKYLEMRERARLWSPDIRQIDLDVNRTYRNHIMFRERYSVKQQALFHVLAAYSVYNTEVGYCQGMSQIAALLLMYMNEEDAFWAISVLMTDERHAMHGFFIQGFPKLRRFQEHHDKVLGRLLPKLKRHLDRYEMHTSLYTLKWFFQCFLDRVPFTLTLRLWDAYILAGEPVLTAMSYTLLRLHRKTLLRMGMEEMIDFLQARLEQDFGFHDDAAMEALQDAMEELRRQGLAVPPGRPPPSELPQRPFGLELPPSAYLPHRGAASPRIRNSNSRTLTNGSRASTPSGRATPAAAENDDVVSEGCPATPIGGTSSLLRKGASPLGRRGGDTSEDGASSVVDPLSSRNSLAETSQTSAADLSSFSSPSATLRRTPSLYDNVDYQESLEAAAAAAAQTPIASPPAAVVASARGAALSQQRAGQESPEASGEAVRIYVPYHGAGTGTATTDKDSSTVAAAAVANGDVTPTNQDPNKITIHVDLHHYGTGATTAAPATGAPAAAMTSVCCDSGDGGTLRHTGNSTFHHVATTDL, from the exons GAGATGCGGGAGCGTGCACGCTTGTGGTCTCCAGACATTCGGCAGATTGACTTGGACGTCAACAGGACGTATCGGAATCACATTATGTTCCGGGAGCGCTACAGCGTCAA GCAACAAGCCCTGTTCCATGTCCTAGCAGCGTACTCTGTGTACAACACG GAGGTGGGCTACTGCCAAGGGATGAGCCAGATTGCTGCTCTCCTGCTTATGTACATGAACGAAGAG GATGCCTTCTGGGCTATATCCGTGCTCATGACGGATGAGAGGCATGCCATGCATG GCTTCTTCATCCAGGGGTTCCCGAAGCTGCGACGCTTCCAGGAGCACCACGACAAGGTGCTGGGCCGTCTACTGCCCAAGCTGAAGCGTCACCTGGACCGCTACGAGATGCACACCTCGCTGTACACGCTCAAGTGGTTTTTTCAGTGCTTCCTCGACCGGGTTCCCTTCACGCTGACACTGCGCCTCTGGGACGCCTACATCCTGGCCGGGGAGCCCGTGCTGACCGCCATGTCGTACACGCTGCTGCGGCTGCACCGCAAGACCTTGCTCCGCATGGGCATGGAGGAGATGATCGACTTCCTACAG GCCCGCCTGGAACAGGACTTTGGTTTCCATGACGACGCAGCCATGGAGGCCCTACAAGATGCCATGGAGGAGCTGCGACGACAGGGGCTGGCAGTGCCCCCGGGCAGGCCACCCCCATCGGAGCTGCCCCAGCGGCCATTTGGGCTCGAGCTGCCCCCCTCCGCTTACCTGCCACACCGGGGGGCTGCCTCACCTCGCATCCGCAACTCTAACAGTCGCACG CTGACCAATGGGAGCCGTGCGTCGACGCCGTCGGGTCGAGCCACGCCAGCTGCTGCGGAGAACGACGACGTGGTTTCGGAAGGATGTCCCGCAACTCCGATCGGGGGCACCAGCAGCCTTCTGCGCAAGGGGGCATCCCCTCTGGGCCGACG GGGTGGTGACACGAGTGAGGACGGTGCGAGCTCGGTGGTGGACCCTCTGAGCTCGCGGAACTCACTGGCCGAGACATCGCAGACGTCAGCCGCCGACCTCTCCAGCTTCTCGAGCCCATCGGCGACGCTGCGGAGGACACCTTCGCTCTACGACAACGTTGACTACCAGGAGAGTCTGGAGGCAGCGGCTGCGGCTGCGGCACAGACTCCCATCGCGTCTCCGCCTGCGGCTGTGGTCGCCTCGGCCAGGGGCGCCGCCCT GAGCCAGCAGCGGGCTGGCCAGGAGTCGCCAGAGGCCAGCGGGGAGGCGGTGCGCATTTACGTGCCCTATCACGGGGCAGGCACGGGCACTGCCACTACGGACAAGGACTCGTCCACCGTAGCAGCGGCAGCGGTGGCCAATGGTGACGTGACGCCCACCAACCAGGACCCAAATAAGATCACCATCCACGTTGACCTGCACCACTACGGTACGGGGGCGACGACGGCTGCACCTGCGACGGGAGCTCCGGCAGCTGCGATGACAAGCGTGTGCTGCGACAGCGGAGACGGCGGCACCCTGCGGCACACGGGCAACTCGACCTTTCACCACGTTGCCACCACTGACCTCTAG